From the genome of Thermodesulfobium sp. 4217-1, one region includes:
- a CDS encoding flagellar basal body L-ring protein FlgH — protein MKKILFGILLFLFFVSPAWADMFKPDPSYVNLYSDVKAHAVGDTVMILLSENLNSSTSTSTKKQGSYSNSNSNIQVPFVKNPLKTNMSASGSGQYSDQGSNGRSATITGDIEARVVEVLPSGLLRIEGTKNIQVNKEKQSIVVNGLIRPEDISDSNTIYSYQISDAQLIIKGTSPTGAKGILGAIGNFFGNVIGIVFP, from the coding sequence ATGAAGAAAATATTATTTGGGATTTTATTGTTTTTGTTTTTCGTTTCTCCTGCTTGGGCGGATATGTTTAAACCAGATCCGTCATATGTAAATCTTTATTCTGATGTAAAGGCGCATGCGGTGGGAGATACAGTAATGATTCTTTTATCAGAAAATCTTAACTCTTCTACCTCTACCTCAACCAAAAAACAGGGAAGTTATTCTAATTCGAATAGTAACATACAAGTGCCCTTTGTAAAAAACCCCCTAAAGACGAATATGTCAGCATCTGGAAGCGGGCAGTATTCCGATCAGGGTTCCAATGGCAGATCGGCAACTATCACTGGCGATATTGAGGCAAGGGTTGTTGAGGTTTTGCCAAGTGGCCTTTTGAGAATAGAGGGCACAAAGAATATCCAGGTTAACAAAGAAAAGCAAAGCATTGTTGTAAACGGCCTTATAAGACCAGAAGATATTAGCGATAGTAATACTATTTACTCATATCAGATATCTGATGCCCAACTTATAATAAAGGGCACATCTCCGACTGGAGCAAAGGGCATATTGGGTGCCATAGGGAACTTTTTCGGCAACGTAATAGGGATAGTTTTTCCTTAG